From a region of the Corythoichthys intestinalis isolate RoL2023-P3 chromosome 7, ASM3026506v1, whole genome shotgun sequence genome:
- the LOC130918717 gene encoding low affinity immunoglobulin gamma Fc region receptor II-b-like isoform X4, with protein MNIILIPSLLGMAAFVLLVAASKDLLPPSLTLTPNFRQLFVGETFTLQCPDTLTNSFVWFLRQNSTNHLTKFADSMTGACSSLGNPGRSGICVAAAMRAHSGLYWCEGAEGRSNAVHLTISSGPVIMSTPASTIPQGRSVILACRYWKGNHTKSTFFRNGVKMSTCNSSGPDTETKLTIENVTVAHEGFYKCASQDGNLESLQSWLSVKRDLFTVDETAGSSSDSWIWVVVSCILMLLIPLTILLIHHFRYKMLYTHSCWTVPGGETPAAVLPATKQDVTEVQWDLSWMEMSNLLYPST; from the exons ATGAACATTATCCTCATCCCTTCATTGCTTG gtATGGCAGCATTTGTACTCCTTGTTGCAGCTTCTAAAG ATCTTCTGCCACCCTCATTGACTCTGACCCCCAACTTTAGACAGCTGTTCGTTGGGGAGACCTTTACCTTGCAGTGCCCTGATACCCTGACCAACTCCTTTGTTTGGTTCCTGAGGCAAAATTCTACCAACCACTTAACTAAGTTTGCTGACTCCATGACTGGTGCGTGCTCATCACTAGGTAATCCAGGCAGATCTGGGATTTGTGTTGCCGCTGCTATGAGGGCGCACAGCGGGCTTTATTGGTGCGAGGGTGCTGAAGGCCGCAGTAACGCAGTCCACCTTACCATTAGTT CTGGTCCAGTTATCATGAGTACCCCTGCCTCCACCATACCACAAGGGAGAAGCGTAATCTTAGCTTGTCGCTACTGGAAAGGAAACCATACAAAAAGCACATTCTTCAGGAACGGAGTGAAAATGTCCACTTGCAATTCTTCTGGTCCAGACACAGAAACAAAACTAACCATAGAGAATGTTACAGTGGCACATGAAGGCTTCTATAAGTGTGCGTCACAGGATGGGAACTTAGAGAGCCTGCAGAGCTGGCTCTCAGTAAAAA gaGACTTGTTTACTGTCGACGAGACGGCTGGTTCCAGTTCTG ACTCCTGGATTTGGGTTGTTGTTTCATGTATTCTTATGCTCCTCATCCCACTTACCATCTTGTTAATTCATCACTTCAG GTACAAGATGCTTTACACTCACAGTTGTTGGACAGTTCCGGGTGGGGAAACTCCCGCAGCTGTGCTTCCTGCCACCAAGCAGGACGTGACCGAGGTACAGTGGGATCTTTCCTGGATGGAGATGTCCAACCTGCTGTATCCGAGCACATGA
- the LOC130918717 gene encoding uncharacterized protein LOC130918717 isoform X1 translates to MNIILIPSLLGMAAFVLLVAASKGDSKVSIIVWPPGIKVFSGECVLLRCRVESNSTLGWRYRWFRNQPGATHMGKNPRHLLSGGYYSITAVMREDTGRYWCQAHPDSNATDVLLSRPVRLNVSDLLPPSLTLTPNFRQLFVGETFTLQCPDTLTNSFVWFLRQNSTNHLTKFADSMTGACSSLGNPGRSGICVAAAMRAHSGLYWCEGAEGRSNAVHLTISSGPVIMSTPASTIPQGRSVILACRYWKGNHTKSTFFRNGVKMSTCNSSGPDTETKLTIENVTVAHEGFYKCASQDGNLESLQSWLSVKRDLFTVDETAGSSSDSWIWVVVSCILMLLIPLTILLIHHFRYKMLYTHSCWTVPGGETPAAVLPATKQDVTEVQWDLSWMEMSNLLYPST, encoded by the exons ATGAACATTATCCTCATCCCTTCATTGCTTG gtATGGCAGCATTTGTACTCCTTGTTGCAGCTTCTAAAG GGGACTCAAAGGTCAGCATAATTGTGTGGCCACCAGGAATAAAGGTCTTCTCTGGAGAGTGTGTGCTGCTGCGGTGCAGGGTGGAGTCCAACTCCACGTTGGGGTGGCGCTACCGCTGGTTCCGGAATCAGCCCGGCGCCACCCATATGGGGAAGAATCCCCGCCACCTGCTTTCTGGCGGATACTACTCCATCACTGCTGTGATGAGGGAGGATACAGGCCGGTACTGGTGCCAGGCACACCCTGACAGCAACGCTACAGATGTGCTCCTGAGCAGGCCTGTTAGACTCAATGTGTCAG ATCTTCTGCCACCCTCATTGACTCTGACCCCCAACTTTAGACAGCTGTTCGTTGGGGAGACCTTTACCTTGCAGTGCCCTGATACCCTGACCAACTCCTTTGTTTGGTTCCTGAGGCAAAATTCTACCAACCACTTAACTAAGTTTGCTGACTCCATGACTGGTGCGTGCTCATCACTAGGTAATCCAGGCAGATCTGGGATTTGTGTTGCCGCTGCTATGAGGGCGCACAGCGGGCTTTATTGGTGCGAGGGTGCTGAAGGCCGCAGTAACGCAGTCCACCTTACCATTAGTT CTGGTCCAGTTATCATGAGTACCCCTGCCTCCACCATACCACAAGGGAGAAGCGTAATCTTAGCTTGTCGCTACTGGAAAGGAAACCATACAAAAAGCACATTCTTCAGGAACGGAGTGAAAATGTCCACTTGCAATTCTTCTGGTCCAGACACAGAAACAAAACTAACCATAGAGAATGTTACAGTGGCACATGAAGGCTTCTATAAGTGTGCGTCACAGGATGGGAACTTAGAGAGCCTGCAGAGCTGGCTCTCAGTAAAAA gaGACTTGTTTACTGTCGACGAGACGGCTGGTTCCAGTTCTG ACTCCTGGATTTGGGTTGTTGTTTCATGTATTCTTATGCTCCTCATCCCACTTACCATCTTGTTAATTCATCACTTCAG GTACAAGATGCTTTACACTCACAGTTGTTGGACAGTTCCGGGTGGGGAAACTCCCGCAGCTGTGCTTCCTGCCACCAAGCAGGACGTGACCGAGGTACAGTGGGATCTTTCCTGGATGGAGATGTCCAACCTGCTGTATCCGAGCACATGA
- the LOC130918712 gene encoding uncharacterized protein LOC130918712 isoform X2 — protein MADGEDAMPQRRMVMIGARRDGKSSTANTILRKQRFECGRIPTVQSEALHEIVEGRELVVVDAPGWKNSPSLSEIPEREKEQFKINASKCPPGPHAFLLVIPIDARFSYEQKMTVEDYMKLLGDRVWQHTIVLFTFGDFLGSKTIEQYIESEGEALTWLIEKCQDRYHVINNKDKSNLTQVTELIEKIDEMVEANDNGFYRLDMHAFDTIMKKQEEIAKRAYERHRQALETRRQMKAIVSGMEPIKKLQMILLGSRFVGKTSLVGSTEITIVDTPGWRKGFTASDTPEMIKDEVLYSLFKCQPGPHVFLLVIDAEASFNRNHLNAATTHMELLGKGVWKHTILVFTRGDCLRSRNIEEYIEGEGKALQSLVERCGDRYHVIDNMNADDGSQIKELLEKITLTLAGNKGQHFKPNRKMLEDLKEKEKKVEEAVLQRSQAKAAKVEKGFAKKLNELQILIIGEKLSGKTTAANYILQSMVFHTKSNHGCMAQTAQVAGRRVTVVDTPGWNKVPECTSNLDREIVQGLTLSHEGVHAVLIMISLDMTFNDVNKEMLEDHVNLFGESVWDHTIVLFTNMESFTDRSLEDHIVREHLLQWLIEKCRNRYHYLNVTEKSNVSQHQQLFTKIEEMSAKNQGRLFHPDINDIHLRIDKKFHKRQIKDVLQHVIEQGSKIRELELCKSFKEKLIKLQGDINEIVPAPRTLGAGFKGKGKKKCVLADIEQEIDDLNKTIFQLSQRNSMDFGNPSLSGSTQTIDEVAEWLSTIETSTSQASMLTLNSSQSSGYRSQYLPLLDD, from the exons ATGGCGGATGGAGAAG ATGCAATGCCTCAGAGACGGATGGTGATGATTGGTGCTCGAAGGGATGGCAAAAGCTCTACGGCCAACACGATTTTGAGAAAGCAGCGATTTGAGTGCGGCAGAATTCCAACAGTTCAAAGCGAAGCTCTACATGAGATAGTGGAGGGAAGGGAGTTGGTGGTAGTTGACGCACCAGGATGGAAGAACTCTCCCTCTCTCAGTGAAATCCCAGAAAGAGAAAAggaacaatttaaaataaatgcttccaAGTGTCCGCCTGGACCACATGCTTTCCTCCTTGTCATACCGATAGATGCCAGATTCTCCTACGAACAAAAGATGACTGTGGAAGATTATATGAAGTTGCTCGGGGATCGAGTGTGGCAACACACTATCGTGCTGTTCACCTTTGGTGACTTCCTGGGGTCAAAGACCATTGAGCAATACATTGAGAGTGAAGGTGAAGCGCTCACTTGGTTAATAGAAAAGTGTCAGGACAGGTACCATGTGATCAACAACAAAGACAAAAGCAACTTAACTCAGGTCACTGAACTGATAGAGAAGATTGATGAGATGGTCGAGGCCAATGATAACGGTTTCTATAGGCTAGACATGCACGCATTTGATACCATTATGAAGAAGCAAGAAGAGATAGCAAAGAGGGCTTATGAGAGACACAGGCAAGCCTTGGAAACAAGAAGGCAAATGAAAGCAATTGTCTCAG GAATGGAACCCATCAAGAAACTTCAGATGATTCTCCTTGGCAGCCGCTTTGTTGGGAAAACCTCTTTAG TGGGCAGTACGGAGATTACAATAGTAGACACGCCAGGCTGGAGGAAAGGCTTCACTGCATCTGACACGCCAGAAATGATTAAAGACGAGGTCCTGTACAGCTTATTCAAGTGCCAACCGGGGCCCCACGTCTTCTTGCTAGTGATCGACGCCGAAGCCTCATTTAACCGCAATCATTTGAATGCAGCCACCACTCATATGGAGCTCCTAGGGAAGGGCGTATGGAAACACACGATTTTGGTGTTCACCCGAGGAGACTGCCTGCGGTCACGTAATATAGAGGAATACATTGAAGGCGAGGGTAAAGCACTGCAATCTCTGGTGGAGCGATGTGGTGACAGGTATCATGTCATTGACAACATGAATGCAGACGATGGCAGTCAGATTAAGGAGCTATTGGAGAAAATCACGCTGACTCTGGCAGGGAACAAAGGGCAACATTTTAAACCTAATAGGAAGATGCTTGAGGACCTGaaggagaaagaaaaaaaagtggaagaaGCTGTTCTCCAGAGAAGTCAAGCCAAGGCTGCCAAAGTGGAGAAAG GTTTTGCCAAAAAGTTAAATGAGCTTCAAATTTTGATTATCGGTGAAAAGCTGTCAGGAAAGACAACTGCAGCAAATTACATCCTGCAAAGCATGGTGTTCCACACCAAATCAAATCACGGGTGTATGGCTCAGACGGCTCAAGTTGCAGGCAGGAGAGTCACAGTGGTCGACACCCCTGGCTGGAACAAGGTGCCAGAATGCACCTCGAACCTGGACAGAGAAATCGTCCAAGGTCTGACTCTGAGCCATGAAGGGGTCCACGCTGTTCTGATTATGATTTCCTTGGACATGACATTCAACGACGTCAATAAGGAAATGCTGGAAGATCATGTCAATCTCTTCGGAGAGAGTGTATGGGATCACACAATTGTTTTATTCACCAACATGGAAAGCTTCACAGACAGATCCCTGGAAGATCACATTGTGAGGGAACATCTGCTGCAATGGTTGATTGAGAAGTGTAGGAACAGATACCACTACCTGAACGTCACAGAAAAAAGCAATGTTAGCCAGCAccagcagctgtttactaagatAGAGGAGATGTCAGCAAAGAACCAGGGTCGCCTCTTTCACCCCGACATCAATGACATCCACCTGAGGATTGATAAAAAGTTCCATAAGAGGCAAATCAAAGATGTGCTGCAACATGTAATTGAGCAGGGGTCCAAAATCCGAGAGCTGGAACTGTGTAAAAGCTTCAAGGAGAAACTCATCAAGCTTCAAGGGGACATAAATGAGATTGTTCCAGCTCCGCGAACATTGG GTGCCGGTTTCAAGGGGAAGGGCAAGAAGAAATGTGTCCTGGCAGATATTGAACAAGAGATTGATGATCTAAATAAGACCATTTTCCAGTTGAGTCAGCGGAACAGCATGGACTTCGGGAACCCTTCCT TGAGTGGATCCACCCAAACCATCGATGAAGTTGCGGAATGGCTGTCTACGATTGAAACAAGCACAAGCCAAGCTTCTATGCTCACGCTAAATTCTTCACAGTCATCAGGGTATAGATCTCAATATCTCCCTTTGCTGGATGACTGA
- the LOC130918717 gene encoding uncharacterized protein LOC130918717 isoform X2 encodes MNIILIPSLLGMAAFVLLVAASKGIKVFSGECVLLRCRVESNSTLGWRYRWFRNQPGATHMGKNPRHLLSGGYYSITAVMREDTGRYWCQAHPDSNATDVLLSRPVRLNVSDLLPPSLTLTPNFRQLFVGETFTLQCPDTLTNSFVWFLRQNSTNHLTKFADSMTGACSSLGNPGRSGICVAAAMRAHSGLYWCEGAEGRSNAVHLTISSGPVIMSTPASTIPQGRSVILACRYWKGNHTKSTFFRNGVKMSTCNSSGPDTETKLTIENVTVAHEGFYKCASQDGNLESLQSWLSVKRDLFTVDETAGSSSDSWIWVVVSCILMLLIPLTILLIHHFRYKMLYTHSCWTVPGGETPAAVLPATKQDVTEVQWDLSWMEMSNLLYPST; translated from the exons ATGAACATTATCCTCATCCCTTCATTGCTTG gtATGGCAGCATTTGTACTCCTTGTTGCAGCTTCTAAAG GAATAAAGGTCTTCTCTGGAGAGTGTGTGCTGCTGCGGTGCAGGGTGGAGTCCAACTCCACGTTGGGGTGGCGCTACCGCTGGTTCCGGAATCAGCCCGGCGCCACCCATATGGGGAAGAATCCCCGCCACCTGCTTTCTGGCGGATACTACTCCATCACTGCTGTGATGAGGGAGGATACAGGCCGGTACTGGTGCCAGGCACACCCTGACAGCAACGCTACAGATGTGCTCCTGAGCAGGCCTGTTAGACTCAATGTGTCAG ATCTTCTGCCACCCTCATTGACTCTGACCCCCAACTTTAGACAGCTGTTCGTTGGGGAGACCTTTACCTTGCAGTGCCCTGATACCCTGACCAACTCCTTTGTTTGGTTCCTGAGGCAAAATTCTACCAACCACTTAACTAAGTTTGCTGACTCCATGACTGGTGCGTGCTCATCACTAGGTAATCCAGGCAGATCTGGGATTTGTGTTGCCGCTGCTATGAGGGCGCACAGCGGGCTTTATTGGTGCGAGGGTGCTGAAGGCCGCAGTAACGCAGTCCACCTTACCATTAGTT CTGGTCCAGTTATCATGAGTACCCCTGCCTCCACCATACCACAAGGGAGAAGCGTAATCTTAGCTTGTCGCTACTGGAAAGGAAACCATACAAAAAGCACATTCTTCAGGAACGGAGTGAAAATGTCCACTTGCAATTCTTCTGGTCCAGACACAGAAACAAAACTAACCATAGAGAATGTTACAGTGGCACATGAAGGCTTCTATAAGTGTGCGTCACAGGATGGGAACTTAGAGAGCCTGCAGAGCTGGCTCTCAGTAAAAA gaGACTTGTTTACTGTCGACGAGACGGCTGGTTCCAGTTCTG ACTCCTGGATTTGGGTTGTTGTTTCATGTATTCTTATGCTCCTCATCCCACTTACCATCTTGTTAATTCATCACTTCAG GTACAAGATGCTTTACACTCACAGTTGTTGGACAGTTCCGGGTGGGGAAACTCCCGCAGCTGTGCTTCCTGCCACCAAGCAGGACGTGACCGAGGTACAGTGGGATCTTTCCTGGATGGAGATGTCCAACCTGCTGTATCCGAGCACATGA
- the LOC130918717 gene encoding uncharacterized protein LOC130918717 isoform X3 yields MNIILIPSLLGMAAFVLLVAASKGDSKVSIIVWPPGIKVFSGECVLLRCRVESNSTLGWRYRWFRNQPGATHMGKNPRHLLSGGYYSITAVMREDTGRYWCQAHPDSNATDVLLSRPVRLNVSDLLPPSLTLTPNFRQLFVGETFTLQCPDTLTNSFVWFLRQNSTNHLTKFADSMTAGPVIMSTPASTIPQGRSVILACRYWKGNHTKSTFFRNGVKMSTCNSSGPDTETKLTIENVTVAHEGFYKCASQDGNLESLQSWLSVKRDLFTVDETAGSSSDSWIWVVVSCILMLLIPLTILLIHHFRYKMLYTHSCWTVPGGETPAAVLPATKQDVTEVQWDLSWMEMSNLLYPST; encoded by the exons ATGAACATTATCCTCATCCCTTCATTGCTTG gtATGGCAGCATTTGTACTCCTTGTTGCAGCTTCTAAAG GGGACTCAAAGGTCAGCATAATTGTGTGGCCACCAGGAATAAAGGTCTTCTCTGGAGAGTGTGTGCTGCTGCGGTGCAGGGTGGAGTCCAACTCCACGTTGGGGTGGCGCTACCGCTGGTTCCGGAATCAGCCCGGCGCCACCCATATGGGGAAGAATCCCCGCCACCTGCTTTCTGGCGGATACTACTCCATCACTGCTGTGATGAGGGAGGATACAGGCCGGTACTGGTGCCAGGCACACCCTGACAGCAACGCTACAGATGTGCTCCTGAGCAGGCCTGTTAGACTCAATGTGTCAG ATCTTCTGCCACCCTCATTGACTCTGACCCCCAACTTTAGACAGCTGTTCGTTGGGGAGACCTTTACCTTGCAGTGCCCTGATACCCTGACCAACTCCTTTGTTTGGTTCCTGAGGCAAAATTCTACCAACCACTTAACTAAGTTTGCTGACTCCATGACTG CTGGTCCAGTTATCATGAGTACCCCTGCCTCCACCATACCACAAGGGAGAAGCGTAATCTTAGCTTGTCGCTACTGGAAAGGAAACCATACAAAAAGCACATTCTTCAGGAACGGAGTGAAAATGTCCACTTGCAATTCTTCTGGTCCAGACACAGAAACAAAACTAACCATAGAGAATGTTACAGTGGCACATGAAGGCTTCTATAAGTGTGCGTCACAGGATGGGAACTTAGAGAGCCTGCAGAGCTGGCTCTCAGTAAAAA gaGACTTGTTTACTGTCGACGAGACGGCTGGTTCCAGTTCTG ACTCCTGGATTTGGGTTGTTGTTTCATGTATTCTTATGCTCCTCATCCCACTTACCATCTTGTTAATTCATCACTTCAG GTACAAGATGCTTTACACTCACAGTTGTTGGACAGTTCCGGGTGGGGAAACTCCCGCAGCTGTGCTTCCTGCCACCAAGCAGGACGTGACCGAGGTACAGTGGGATCTTTCCTGGATGGAGATGTCCAACCTGCTGTATCCGAGCACATGA
- the LOC130918712 gene encoding uncharacterized protein LOC130918712 isoform X1 — protein sequence MADGEDAMPQRRMVMIGARRDGKSSTANTILRKQRFECGRIPTVQSEALHEIVEGRELVVVDAPGWKNSPSLSEIPEREKEQFKINASKCPPGPHAFLLVIPIDARFSYEQKMTVEDYMKLLGDRVWQHTIVLFTFGDFLGSKTIEQYIESEGEALTWLIEKCQDRYHVINNKDKSNLTQVTELIEKIDEMVEANDNGFYRLDMHAFDTIMKKQEEIAKRAYERHRQALETRRQMKAIVSGMEPIKKLQMILLGSRFVGKTSLGKTILGIEEHGEEERTTFSHTLHGIVGSTEITIVDTPGWRKGFTASDTPEMIKDEVLYSLFKCQPGPHVFLLVIDAEASFNRNHLNAATTHMELLGKGVWKHTILVFTRGDCLRSRNIEEYIEGEGKALQSLVERCGDRYHVIDNMNADDGSQIKELLEKITLTLAGNKGQHFKPNRKMLEDLKEKEKKVEEAVLQRSQAKAAKVEKGFAKKLNELQILIIGEKLSGKTTAANYILQSMVFHTKSNHGCMAQTAQVAGRRVTVVDTPGWNKVPECTSNLDREIVQGLTLSHEGVHAVLIMISLDMTFNDVNKEMLEDHVNLFGESVWDHTIVLFTNMESFTDRSLEDHIVREHLLQWLIEKCRNRYHYLNVTEKSNVSQHQQLFTKIEEMSAKNQGRLFHPDINDIHLRIDKKFHKRQIKDVLQHVIEQGSKIRELELCKSFKEKLIKLQGDINEIVPAPRTLGAGFKGKGKKKCVLADIEQEIDDLNKTIFQLSQRNSMDFGNPSLSGSTQTIDEVAEWLSTIETSTSQASMLTLNSSQSSGYRSQYLPLLDD from the exons ATGGCGGATGGAGAAG ATGCAATGCCTCAGAGACGGATGGTGATGATTGGTGCTCGAAGGGATGGCAAAAGCTCTACGGCCAACACGATTTTGAGAAAGCAGCGATTTGAGTGCGGCAGAATTCCAACAGTTCAAAGCGAAGCTCTACATGAGATAGTGGAGGGAAGGGAGTTGGTGGTAGTTGACGCACCAGGATGGAAGAACTCTCCCTCTCTCAGTGAAATCCCAGAAAGAGAAAAggaacaatttaaaataaatgcttccaAGTGTCCGCCTGGACCACATGCTTTCCTCCTTGTCATACCGATAGATGCCAGATTCTCCTACGAACAAAAGATGACTGTGGAAGATTATATGAAGTTGCTCGGGGATCGAGTGTGGCAACACACTATCGTGCTGTTCACCTTTGGTGACTTCCTGGGGTCAAAGACCATTGAGCAATACATTGAGAGTGAAGGTGAAGCGCTCACTTGGTTAATAGAAAAGTGTCAGGACAGGTACCATGTGATCAACAACAAAGACAAAAGCAACTTAACTCAGGTCACTGAACTGATAGAGAAGATTGATGAGATGGTCGAGGCCAATGATAACGGTTTCTATAGGCTAGACATGCACGCATTTGATACCATTATGAAGAAGCAAGAAGAGATAGCAAAGAGGGCTTATGAGAGACACAGGCAAGCCTTGGAAACAAGAAGGCAAATGAAAGCAATTGTCTCAG GAATGGAACCCATCAAGAAACTTCAGATGATTCTCCTTGGCAGCCGCTTTGTTGGGAAAACCTCTTTAGGTAAAACCATTTTAGGTATCGAAGAGCATGGAGAAGAAGAGAGAACAACATTTTCGCACACCCTCCATGGCATAGTGGGCAGTACGGAGATTACAATAGTAGACACGCCAGGCTGGAGGAAAGGCTTCACTGCATCTGACACGCCAGAAATGATTAAAGACGAGGTCCTGTACAGCTTATTCAAGTGCCAACCGGGGCCCCACGTCTTCTTGCTAGTGATCGACGCCGAAGCCTCATTTAACCGCAATCATTTGAATGCAGCCACCACTCATATGGAGCTCCTAGGGAAGGGCGTATGGAAACACACGATTTTGGTGTTCACCCGAGGAGACTGCCTGCGGTCACGTAATATAGAGGAATACATTGAAGGCGAGGGTAAAGCACTGCAATCTCTGGTGGAGCGATGTGGTGACAGGTATCATGTCATTGACAACATGAATGCAGACGATGGCAGTCAGATTAAGGAGCTATTGGAGAAAATCACGCTGACTCTGGCAGGGAACAAAGGGCAACATTTTAAACCTAATAGGAAGATGCTTGAGGACCTGaaggagaaagaaaaaaaagtggaagaaGCTGTTCTCCAGAGAAGTCAAGCCAAGGCTGCCAAAGTGGAGAAAG GTTTTGCCAAAAAGTTAAATGAGCTTCAAATTTTGATTATCGGTGAAAAGCTGTCAGGAAAGACAACTGCAGCAAATTACATCCTGCAAAGCATGGTGTTCCACACCAAATCAAATCACGGGTGTATGGCTCAGACGGCTCAAGTTGCAGGCAGGAGAGTCACAGTGGTCGACACCCCTGGCTGGAACAAGGTGCCAGAATGCACCTCGAACCTGGACAGAGAAATCGTCCAAGGTCTGACTCTGAGCCATGAAGGGGTCCACGCTGTTCTGATTATGATTTCCTTGGACATGACATTCAACGACGTCAATAAGGAAATGCTGGAAGATCATGTCAATCTCTTCGGAGAGAGTGTATGGGATCACACAATTGTTTTATTCACCAACATGGAAAGCTTCACAGACAGATCCCTGGAAGATCACATTGTGAGGGAACATCTGCTGCAATGGTTGATTGAGAAGTGTAGGAACAGATACCACTACCTGAACGTCACAGAAAAAAGCAATGTTAGCCAGCAccagcagctgtttactaagatAGAGGAGATGTCAGCAAAGAACCAGGGTCGCCTCTTTCACCCCGACATCAATGACATCCACCTGAGGATTGATAAAAAGTTCCATAAGAGGCAAATCAAAGATGTGCTGCAACATGTAATTGAGCAGGGGTCCAAAATCCGAGAGCTGGAACTGTGTAAAAGCTTCAAGGAGAAACTCATCAAGCTTCAAGGGGACATAAATGAGATTGTTCCAGCTCCGCGAACATTGG GTGCCGGTTTCAAGGGGAAGGGCAAGAAGAAATGTGTCCTGGCAGATATTGAACAAGAGATTGATGATCTAAATAAGACCATTTTCCAGTTGAGTCAGCGGAACAGCATGGACTTCGGGAACCCTTCCT TGAGTGGATCCACCCAAACCATCGATGAAGTTGCGGAATGGCTGTCTACGATTGAAACAAGCACAAGCCAAGCTTCTATGCTCACGCTAAATTCTTCACAGTCATCAGGGTATAGATCTCAATATCTCCCTTTGCTGGATGACTGA